A section of the Shimia isoporae genome encodes:
- a CDS encoding Hsp20 family protein — protein MRTYDFAPLYRSSVGFDQLANLMDRVLTNDVAQPSYPPYNIEKTADDAYRISLAVAGFSSDDLSIEVKENALLVTASKGQEDKEKTFLHRGIATRAFERRFHLADHVRVIGASHTDGMLHIELQREIPEALKPRRIEISNGAHKAVEQDVVEAKAVN, from the coding sequence ATGCGCACTTATGATTTCGCTCCCCTGTATCGTTCGTCCGTTGGCTTTGACCAACTTGCAAACCTGATGGATCGGGTTTTGACAAACGACGTCGCGCAGCCGAGCTACCCGCCCTACAACATTGAAAAAACTGCAGACGACGCTTATCGGATCTCGCTGGCCGTCGCCGGTTTTTCTTCTGATGACCTTAGCATTGAGGTAAAGGAAAACGCTCTTTTGGTGACCGCGTCTAAGGGGCAGGAGGACAAAGAGAAAACCTTCCTGCATCGTGGCATCGCCACCCGTGCTTTTGAACGCCGCTTCCATCTTGCTGATCACGTCCGAGTAATCGGCGCCAGCCACACTGACGGTATGCTGCACATTGAATTGCAGCGCGAGATTCCCGAGGCACTTAAGCCGCGTAGAATCGAAATTAGCAACGGTGCTCACAAGGCTGTGGAACAAGACGTGGTTGAGGCGAAAGCCGTCAACTGA
- a CDS encoding MFS transporter, producing the protein MNLGALKSTNFRAYVFGSAFGLLAIWMQRITIGWLAWEMTESATMVGAVAFFLFAPSIVLSPLFGVWVDRMNVKRAVVVVQSLNAALSAALWYFVASGTASPFMLALFSLLFGVVMAANHPVRMALTPRLVRREFVGSVVTIVAINFNVARMIGPAIGGFLISQVGVAHTLLIQWLLFLPYIVVLFRLSLRPRRETGSAQEPFFQALGAGLKFVWKTVPVREAMFVAGVLALVARGAMEVLPPLADGVFGKGASGLGILMSVTGAGSILGGFSQAVMAPQEPGRLPLTTRLSIVLGLALVVGLGVTPTWETALFVAAAMSFVTTVTAISTQTAIQLDLEDDMRGRVMSLWAVIAAGGSALGAALIGAMADAIGLQKALIMMGSASTLLVGGYLVFMHYRRLAKERGFGG; encoded by the coding sequence GTGAACCTGGGCGCTTTGAAATCCACCAACTTCCGCGCCTATGTGTTTGGTTCGGCCTTCGGCTTGTTGGCGATTTGGATGCAAAGGATCACCATCGGTTGGCTGGCATGGGAAATGACGGAGTCCGCCACAATGGTCGGCGCCGTCGCGTTTTTTCTCTTTGCTCCCTCGATAGTTCTTTCACCTTTGTTTGGCGTCTGGGTTGACCGGATGAACGTCAAGCGCGCCGTTGTGGTCGTGCAAAGCCTGAATGCGGCTCTGTCCGCTGCGCTTTGGTATTTCGTGGCAAGCGGCACCGCATCGCCATTTATGTTGGCACTTTTCTCGCTGTTGTTCGGTGTGGTGATGGCCGCAAACCATCCGGTACGCATGGCTTTGACGCCGCGCCTAGTCCGACGCGAATTTGTCGGGTCGGTTGTCACGATTGTGGCCATCAATTTCAACGTGGCGCGAATGATCGGGCCGGCAATAGGCGGCTTTCTCATTTCTCAGGTTGGCGTCGCTCATACCCTTTTGATCCAATGGCTGCTTTTCCTGCCCTATATCGTTGTACTGTTCCGATTGTCTTTGCGTCCACGGCGCGAGACCGGCAGCGCGCAAGAGCCATTTTTTCAGGCCCTTGGCGCAGGTTTGAAGTTTGTCTGGAAGACAGTACCTGTGCGTGAAGCGATGTTTGTGGCGGGAGTACTTGCCTTGGTTGCCCGCGGCGCGATGGAGGTGCTGCCTCCGTTAGCCGACGGCGTCTTTGGAAAGGGTGCCAGTGGATTAGGCATTTTGATGAGCGTGACCGGTGCTGGATCGATATTGGGCGGGTTTTCTCAGGCAGTTATGGCGCCTCAGGAACCTGGGCGCCTTCCACTCACAACCCGTTTGTCGATTGTTCTGGGACTGGCTCTGGTCGTGGGGCTGGGTGTCACTCCGACCTGGGAAACTGCGCTTTTCGTCGCCGCAGCAATGTCGTTTGTGACCACAGTCACCGCGATTTCGACCCAAACGGCGATCCAACTTGACCTCGAAGACGACATGCGCGGGCGCGTCATGAGCCTTTGGGCAGTTATTGCGGCAGGCGGTTCTGCGCTTGGCGCTGCTTTGATTGGAGCGATGGCAGACGCCATTGGCCTTCAGAAAGCACTGATAATGATGGGGTCTGCCTCAACCCTCCTTGTAGGTGGATATCTGGTGTTTATGCATTATCGGCGATTGGCAAAAGAAAGGGGCTTCGGTGGGTAA
- the rsfS gene encoding ribosome silencing factor: protein MSADDTGATSEALLTRILSSLDEDKAEDVVQIDLRGKTSIGDYMVICSGRSSRQVNAIAEKLVERLKSEFGRGAKVEGKETGDWVLIDTGDVIVHVFRPEVREFYQLEKMWLPAGTA, encoded by the coding sequence GTGAGCGCGGATGACACGGGTGCGACCAGCGAAGCACTGCTGACCCGCATCCTCTCCTCTCTCGACGAAGACAAAGCCGAAGACGTGGTGCAGATCGATCTGCGCGGCAAGACGTCTATTGGCGATTACATGGTGATCTGTTCCGGACGCTCTTCGCGTCAGGTGAACGCCATCGCCGAGAAGCTGGTGGAACGCCTGAAATCCGAGTTTGGCCGCGGTGCCAAGGTCGAAGGCAAGGAAACCGGCGACTGGGTGTTGATCGACACCGGCGATGTGATTGTGCATGTCTTCCGTCCCGAGGTTCGGGAGTTTTATCAGCTTGAAAAAATGTGGTTGCCTGCGGGCACTGCATAA
- a CDS encoding alpha/beta hydrolase, with product MDWDDAYANAAYIDGADAYPDRWASEGAAFRAATGARVDVSYGQGAREVYDLILPEGAPKGLFVFVHGGYWLRFDKSFWSAFARGARALGWAVAMPSYELAPNARISEITMQVAAAIEHAAGEIDGPIILAGHSAGGHLVARAVCQGVLPDAVADRIVRSVPISPVSDLRPMMKTSMNADLKLDEAECQAESPALLQPRSGIEVTVVVGAAERPVFLDQAEWLSTAWNCDRIIVGGKHHFDVIDALADPESDLCKAMFV from the coding sequence ATGGATTGGGACGACGCATACGCAAATGCGGCTTATATCGACGGGGCGGATGCCTATCCGGACCGTTGGGCAAGCGAGGGGGCAGCCTTCCGCGCAGCAACAGGCGCGAGAGTGGATGTCTCATATGGACAAGGTGCGCGCGAGGTTTACGATCTGATCCTACCTGAAGGCGCTCCCAAAGGTTTGTTTGTTTTTGTGCACGGCGGTTATTGGCTGCGTTTTGACAAGTCATTCTGGAGTGCATTTGCCCGAGGCGCGCGTGCGCTAGGATGGGCGGTTGCCATGCCATCCTACGAATTGGCACCAAACGCGCGTATTTCCGAAATCACGATGCAAGTAGCGGCGGCAATTGAGCACGCCGCCGGCGAGATTGATGGGCCAATCATTTTGGCAGGGCATTCCGCTGGTGGTCATTTGGTGGCGCGGGCTGTCTGTCAGGGTGTCCTACCCGATGCTGTGGCCGACCGTATTGTTCGGTCTGTTCCGATTTCACCAGTTTCGGATTTGCGCCCGATGATGAAGACTTCCATGAACGCCGATTTGAAGCTGGACGAAGCAGAATGTCAGGCTGAAAGCCCAGCCTTGCTTCAGCCTCGCAGCGGGATTGAAGTTACGGTTGTCGTCGGGGCGGCGGAACGGCCAGTGTTTCTCGATCAGGCAGAGTGGTTAAGTACCGCTTGGAACTGTGACCGCATCATCGTCGGTGGAAAGCACCACTTTGACGTGATTGATGCTCTTGCGGATCCAGAAAGCGATCTTTGTAAAGCCATGTTTGTTTGA
- a CDS encoding DUF599 domain-containing protein has translation MLWTNISTLFTTFDIVALAILVTGWLLVGFVIENPPKNRPSVSQMMGFYRREWMLHLVDRNTRVFDAQIVSNLRQSTAFFASTSMIAIGGLLALMGNAEKISGIARDLTQVSESQVEIELKLAVILIFLANAFLKFVWSHRLFGYCAILMASVPNDGDHPAAVARAEKAGTVNVTASRSFNRGLRSVYFAMAGLAWLFGALALIGATVVTVFVLARREFASQSRAALMQEPR, from the coding sequence ATGCTTTGGACCAACATTTCGACACTCTTTACGACATTCGATATTGTCGCCCTCGCAATTTTGGTCACTGGCTGGCTGTTAGTTGGTTTCGTCATTGAAAACCCACCGAAAAATCGGCCGTCCGTTTCGCAGATGATGGGATTCTACCGTCGTGAATGGATGTTGCATCTGGTGGACCGCAACACCCGGGTTTTTGATGCACAAATCGTATCCAACTTACGGCAAAGTACGGCGTTCTTTGCGTCCACATCTATGATTGCCATAGGTGGTTTGCTCGCGTTGATGGGCAACGCTGAGAAGATTTCGGGCATCGCCAGAGACCTAACTCAGGTCTCGGAATCGCAGGTGGAAATCGAACTTAAACTTGCGGTTATCCTTATCTTTCTTGCCAATGCCTTTCTGAAATTTGTCTGGTCCCATAGGCTGTTCGGCTACTGCGCAATCTTGATGGCCTCAGTGCCCAATGACGGTGACCACCCAGCTGCGGTGGCGCGCGCAGAGAAGGCCGGGACCGTGAATGTCACCGCATCAAGAAGCTTCAACAGAGGGTTGCGCTCGGTCTATTTTGCGATGGCGGGGTTGGCTTGGCTTTTCGGAGCATTGGCCTTGATTGGCGCAACGGTGGTCACTGTTTTTGTGCTTGCCCGTCGAGAATTTGCGTCCCAAAGCCGTGCGGCATTGATGCAAGAGCCACGCTAA
- the rlmH gene encoding 23S rRNA (pseudouridine(1915)-N(3))-methyltransferase RlmH, which yields MKVHICAVGRLRSGPERDLLDDYLTRFDRTGRALGLGPVTVHEVEDRKNGGMSAEAPLLQGVIPKGAVICALDERGKLMSSPEFADMLGGWRDEGRGDVAFVIGGADGIDPSLRAQVDAKLSFGKMVWPHMLARVMLSEQLYRAASILAGAPYHRV from the coding sequence CTGAAGGTGCATATCTGCGCCGTGGGTCGGCTGCGGTCCGGACCTGAGCGCGACCTGCTTGACGACTATCTGACACGCTTTGACCGGACTGGCCGTGCACTTGGCCTTGGGCCCGTCACTGTGCACGAAGTTGAGGATCGAAAGAACGGCGGCATGTCAGCTGAGGCCCCTTTATTGCAAGGTGTCATTCCCAAAGGTGCCGTAATTTGCGCTTTGGATGAGCGTGGCAAACTGATGAGTTCTCCGGAATTTGCAGACATGCTTGGTGGCTGGCGCGACGAAGGTCGCGGGGATGTCGCCTTCGTGATCGGGGGCGCGGACGGTATCGACCCGTCGCTCCGGGCTCAGGTCGATGCGAAGCTGAGTTTCGGTAAAATGGTCTGGCCACACATGCTGGCCCGCGTGATGCTAAGTGAACAGCTTTACCGCGCGGCTTCAATTTTGGCCGGTGCGCCCTATCACCGGGTTTGA
- a CDS encoding trypsin-like serine peptidase codes for MSKFAAAILLILLGAVASAQDAALRTLATGDDGKDWGAVGRLEIDGRGFCTGALIAPNKVLTAAHCLYDRKTGVMHDVSAVEFRAGWRNGRAEAYRSVRRAAVHPDYVFGQDELMSRSRSDLAILELHHPIRNSTIEPFETAGRLRKGSKIGVVSYAVGREAAPSFQETCRVMGRYRGVYVLSCDIDFGSSGAPVFLFEDNQVRIASVVAAKAELNGQKVALAAALDFALDEVEGEFAEKTIRAPLPTVKVSPQRNNTGAKFVRPNGG; via the coding sequence GTGTCGAAGTTTGCGGCGGCCATTCTATTAATTCTTCTCGGCGCTGTCGCTTCTGCTCAGGACGCGGCGCTTCGTACTCTGGCGACGGGTGACGATGGCAAGGATTGGGGCGCGGTTGGTCGGCTGGAAATTGACGGGCGCGGGTTTTGCACAGGGGCGTTGATTGCTCCGAACAAGGTACTGACAGCCGCGCATTGCTTGTATGATCGCAAAACAGGTGTGATGCATGATGTGTCTGCCGTCGAGTTTCGGGCAGGTTGGCGAAATGGCCGCGCGGAAGCATACCGCAGTGTTCGCCGGGCCGCTGTGCATCCTGACTACGTCTTTGGGCAGGACGAACTTATGTCGCGCTCCAGAAGCGATCTGGCAATACTCGAGCTTCACCACCCGATCCGAAATTCAACGATCGAACCCTTCGAAACGGCAGGCCGACTTCGCAAAGGGTCAAAGATTGGTGTGGTGTCTTACGCTGTTGGACGAGAAGCAGCGCCTTCATTTCAAGAAACCTGCCGCGTCATGGGGCGCTATCGCGGGGTGTACGTCCTGAGTTGTGACATTGACTTTGGGAGTAGTGGTGCCCCGGTCTTCCTTTTTGAAGACAATCAAGTGCGTATTGCGTCGGTCGTAGCAGCTAAAGCAGAACTGAATGGTCAGAAAGTTGCTCTGGCCGCAGCGTTGGACTTTGCGTTGGACGAAGTGGAAGGTGAGTTCGCTGAGAAAACGATACGTGCGCCATTGCCGACGGTCAAAGTATCGCCACAGCGCAACAACACCGGTGCGAAATTTGTCCGCCCCAACGGGGGTTGA
- a CDS encoding esterase-like activity of phytase family protein, whose product MSLRSLCLTSVLALAASQSVAEMNFNRIASFPVVKNMADGEDMKRETSPEIIAATADGMTLVYTDSPLGVLGRIDITDPSSPQPLGNIELNGEPTSVAVFGDQAIVGVNTSESYTAPSGMLQSITIADGTVTQSCDLGGQPDSVAIAPDVTFVSVAIENERDEDFGDGRTGQMPAGMLAMVDLKDGILACDTLRMVNLTGLADVSPEDPEPEYVSINALGETVVTLQENNHLVVISKDGEVITHFSAGAVDLQEIDATDERGALMFTEAQAGRLREPDAVTWIDENHFATANEGDMDGGSRGWTIFNKDGSVVYESGTDFEHAIVQIGHYPDKRSDSKGVEPESVTFAKFGDTPYVFVGAERASVVGVYEVSNPAAPVLKQLLPSGVGPEGYVAIPERNLLISANEKDLIEDNGARAHVMLFEYQDGSADYPHLTSEGTDELVGWGALSGLAADKNGIVWAVNDSFYGFQPSIFKIDTKQTPARIVDVIRIHRQDGNPAQKLDLEGITLDGEGGFYVASEGRTERVIPHAVYHVSADGKIKDRKGEIGLPSELMAVEKRFGFEGITKIGDTLWMAVQREWKDDPENHVKLVSYNLKTKEWGAVHYPKAEPATGWVGLSEIVAHGDWVYIVERDNQHDFRAVTKKIYRIPTSEMVPAPLGGELPVVTKTLVRDLLPDLTATGGYVLDKVEGLAIFEDGTAYMVTDNDGVDDHSGETMFVNLGNIEPAAN is encoded by the coding sequence ATGTCGCTTCGTTCCCTGTGCCTGACATCCGTCCTGGCGCTTGCCGCATCCCAATCTGTTGCAGAAATGAACTTTAACCGCATCGCGTCATTTCCGGTGGTCAAAAACATGGCCGACGGTGAAGACATGAAGCGAGAGACGTCGCCAGAGATCATTGCCGCAACTGCCGACGGTATGACGCTGGTCTATACCGACAGCCCGCTCGGCGTTCTTGGGCGCATCGACATCACCGACCCTTCCAGTCCACAGCCACTTGGAAACATTGAACTAAACGGAGAACCGACCTCTGTAGCGGTCTTCGGAGATCAAGCGATCGTCGGTGTAAATACTTCTGAAAGCTATACAGCGCCGTCTGGTATGCTGCAGTCAATCACAATCGCAGACGGCACCGTCACACAGAGCTGCGACCTTGGAGGACAACCCGACTCCGTGGCGATTGCTCCCGACGTTACCTTCGTGTCCGTGGCAATTGAAAACGAACGTGACGAGGATTTCGGTGATGGCCGGACCGGCCAAATGCCAGCTGGCATGCTCGCCATGGTCGATCTCAAAGACGGAATTCTCGCCTGCGACACTCTGCGAATGGTCAATTTGACTGGCCTCGCGGATGTGTCGCCGGAGGATCCGGAACCGGAGTATGTCTCGATCAATGCTCTCGGTGAAACCGTTGTGACGCTTCAGGAAAACAACCACTTGGTTGTCATTTCCAAAGATGGTGAAGTGATCACGCACTTCTCTGCTGGCGCTGTGGACCTTCAAGAAATCGATGCAACGGACGAGCGAGGCGCGTTGATGTTCACCGAAGCCCAGGCAGGTCGATTGCGTGAGCCGGATGCGGTGACATGGATCGACGAAAACCACTTTGCCACGGCCAACGAAGGCGATATGGACGGCGGCTCGCGTGGGTGGACAATTTTTAACAAAGACGGTTCCGTTGTATACGAGAGCGGCACCGATTTCGAACATGCCATCGTTCAGATCGGTCACTACCCGGACAAACGGTCGGACAGCAAAGGCGTAGAGCCTGAAAGCGTAACGTTCGCAAAATTCGGCGACACGCCTTACGTTTTTGTCGGAGCAGAGCGAGCGTCGGTTGTCGGCGTTTACGAAGTTTCAAATCCTGCGGCACCTGTGCTGAAGCAACTTCTTCCGTCTGGTGTTGGGCCTGAAGGGTATGTCGCGATCCCCGAGCGCAATCTGCTGATATCTGCCAACGAGAAAGACCTGATTGAAGACAACGGTGCGCGCGCGCACGTCATGCTTTTTGAATACCAAGATGGGTCAGCGGACTACCCTCACCTAACTTCGGAAGGCACCGACGAACTTGTAGGATGGGGAGCGCTTTCCGGACTTGCAGCCGACAAGAACGGTATCGTCTGGGCTGTAAACGACAGTTTCTACGGCTTTCAACCTTCAATCTTCAAGATTGACACCAAACAAACCCCGGCCCGCATCGTGGATGTAATCCGAATTCACCGGCAGGATGGCAACCCGGCTCAAAAGCTGGATCTCGAAGGCATCACATTGGACGGCGAAGGTGGCTTTTACGTGGCTTCCGAAGGTCGGACCGAGCGGGTTATCCCGCACGCCGTGTACCACGTATCAGCCGATGGTAAGATTAAAGATCGCAAAGGCGAGATTGGTCTGCCATCGGAATTGATGGCCGTTGAAAAGCGTTTCGGATTTGAAGGCATCACAAAGATCGGAGACACGCTTTGGATGGCCGTCCAACGCGAATGGAAAGACGACCCCGAAAATCACGTTAAACTGGTTTCTTATAATCTGAAGACCAAAGAATGGGGCGCTGTACATTATCCCAAAGCCGAGCCTGCGACGGGTTGGGTAGGATTGTCGGAAATCGTTGCTCACGGTGACTGGGTTTACATCGTGGAGCGTGACAACCAGCACGATTTCCGCGCTGTCACAAAAAAAATCTACCGTATTCCAACCTCCGAAATGGTCCCTGCTCCGCTGGGTGGAGAACTTCCGGTCGTGACTAAAACGCTGGTTCGCGACTTGCTACCAGACCTGACAGCGACTGGCGGCTACGTTTTGGACAAGGTAGAAGGACTGGCTATTTTCGAAGACGGCACCGCCTATATGGTAACGGACAACGATGGTGTGGACGATCACTCGGGTGAAACGATGTTTGTAAATCTGGGCAACATCGAGCCTGCCGCAAACTGA